The Solanum lycopersicum chromosome 9, SLM_r2.1 genome window below encodes:
- the TRM27/28A gene encoding uncharacterized protein TRM27/28A, which translates to MAQKHLHELLQEDQEPFKLKHYIADRRCQLNKNPSKYSLQTVKKQKSISSPSNTSTLLCKHACFFTSIRKKSDGGSSERLSPINFPASTKSPVRKVFLHIPASTSSLLLESAMRIQKKQKNRPKLKKTQMGFGLFGSILKKFMNKKREIGMKRNEIVAELTSGSCSCNHSRLSSAGWSESNEEKSMDFETSSSCRSENEEIEDIELGICENKYCSSPISPFRFSLQKCPSSTGCRTPDFSSPVASPVRHKTEDKENYEDLSNIEQEEDEKEQCSPVSVLDPPFDDDGHEREYEYEDEDEDEEYDDCGIDCNYALVQRAQQQLLSKLRRFEKLAELDPIELEKLMLEEEEEEGNNDLEYDNDSLLSYRDRDFETFASEVTFPFDMKRLVSDLIYEEKTETNNSNNREEEVVFGRVCKRLDSWQHVRSDTIDMMIESDFKTELDDWKKFHEQREEAALEVEVSIFRLLVEELAEEIVHFGGHHW; encoded by the exons ATGGCGCAGAAGCATTTACATGAGCTTTTACAAGAAGATCAAGAACCATTTAAACTTAAACATTACATCGCCGATAGGCGTTGTCAGCTCAACAAAAATCCTTCCAAATATTCGTTACAAAccgttaagaaacaaaaatcgATTTCTTCTCCGAGTAATACAAGTACACTATTATGCAAACACGCATGTTTTTTCACGTCGATTCGTAAAAAATCAGACGGAGGTAGTTCGGAGAGATTGTCACCGATCAATTTCCCGGCATCAACAAAAAGTCCAGTGAGAAAAGTGTTTCTACATATCCCCGCTTCAACTTCCTCGTTGCTGTTGGAATCAGCAATGAGGATtcagaagaaacaaaaaaatcgACCCAAATTGAAGAAAACCCAGATGGGTTTTGGTTTGTTTGGGTCGATTTTGAAGAAATTTATGAATAAGAAACGTGAAATTGGGATGAAGAGAAATGAAATTGTTGCGGAATTGACGAGTGGGTCGTGTTCATGTAATCACAGTAGGCTTAGTAGCGCCGGTTGGTCGGagagtaatgaagaaaaatCGATGGATTTTGAAACTTCGAGCAGTTGCAGATCGGAAAATGAAGAGATTGAAGACATTGAGTTAGGTATTTGTGAGAATAAATATTGTTCCAGTCCGATAAGCCCGTTTAGATTTTCTCTTCAGAAATGTCCGTCGTCGACTGGCTGCCGGACGCCGGATTTTTCATCGCCGGTAGCATCTCCGGTTCGCCACAAAACAGAG gacaaagaaaattatgaagattTGTCAAATATTgaacaagaagaagatgaaaaagaacAATGTAGCCCCGTTTCCGTTTTGGATCCTCCGTTTGATGACGATGGACATGAACGTGAATACGAGTACGAGGATGAGGATGAAGATGAGGAATACGATGATTGTGGTATCGACTGTAACTATGCACTTGTACAGA GAGCACAACAACAACTTCTATCCAAGCTTCGTAGATTCGAGAAGCTAGCAGAGTTGGATCCTATTGAGCTCGAGAAACTAATGCtcgaggaagaagaagaagaaggcaaCAATGATCTCGAATATGATAATGATTCGTTGTTATCATACAGAGACCGTGATTTTGAGACGTTTGCAAGTGAAGTAACATTCCCTTTCGACATGAAAAGGCTAGTCTCAGACCTTATATACGAGGAGAAAACCGAGACTAACAACTCAAACAATAGGGAAGAAGAAGTTGTCTTTGGAAGAGTATGCAAGAGGTTAGATTCATGGCAACATGTTAGATCAGACACCATTGACATGATGATCGAATCGGACTTCAAAACCGAGCTTGATGATTGGAAAAAGTTTCATGAACAAAGGGAAGAAGCTGCATTGGAAGTTGAAGTTTCAATCTTTAGGTTGTTAGTAGAAGAATTAGCAGAGGAGATAGTGCATTTTGGTGGACATCATTGGTAA
- the LOC101263148 gene encoding UPF0481 protein At3g47200 gives MSEISIEDQHVVTINWEINKTQLELMQQKISQPPQLLNESAGRSSCCIFRVPQSFINVNGRSYEPQIVSIGPYHRGKDNVKMIEEHKWRFLGNLVKRTKEKGLSLEDYLKAIQPFEMRARECYSEAIVLNKDEFVEMLVLDGCFIIELFRKIGGVIPIEKDDPLISMSWIYPFFLRDLIRLENQIPFFILQFLFDFTNIISQSSNTPSLAKLALTFFNNTLQRPNEVLEKFSNLEGKHLLDFLRSSYIFLEPKNRRDHSPTNVIQCISKLRRAGIKLRPRKEETFLAIKFNNGFIEMPTITIDDFMSSFLINCVAYEQCHVDCSKHMTTYATFLDCLVNTQHDVEYLCDCNIIENYFGTDYEIANFINNLGKDVMFDIDECYLLELFIKVNDYYKSSWHVHWASFKYTYFSSPWSFISALAALVLLVLAILQTLYSILSYVHPIS, from the coding sequence atgagtGAAATTTCAATTGAAGATCAACATGTTGTAACAATCAATTGGGAAATAAACAAGACTCAACTAGAGTTGATGCAACAAAAGATCTCCCAACCACCTCAACTCCTAAATGAATCCGCGGGGCGGAGTTCTTGTTGCATTTTTCGTGTACCTCAAAGTTTTATTAATGTCAATGGTCGATCCTACGAGCCTCAAATCGTGTCAATTGGTCCATACCATCGTGGAAAAGACAACGTTAAGATGATCGAAGAGCATAAATGGCGATTTTTGGGCAATTTAGTTAAGAGGACAAAGGAAAAAGGGCTTAGTTTAGAGGACTATTTGAAGGCAATTCAACCATTTGAAATGAGAGCTAGAGAATGTTACTCTGAGGCAATAGTTCTCAACAAAGATGAGTTTGTTGAAATGTTGGTACTTGATGGTTGTTTTATAATTGagctttttagaaaaattggaGGGGTAATTCCAATTGAAAAAGATGATCCACTAATTTCAATGTCTTGGATATATCCTTTTTTCTTGAGGGATTTAATTAGACTTGAAAATCAAATCCCATTTTTCATACTTCAATTCTTGTTTGACTTTACCAATATTATTAGCCAATCAAGTAATACTCCTTCTTTAGCCAAATTGGCTTTGACTTTCTTTAACAACACATTACAAAGACCTAatgaagttcttgaaaagtttagTAATCTTGAAGGGAAACATTTACTTGATTTTCTTAGATCAAGTTACATTTTTCTTGAGCCAAAAAATAGAAGGGACCATTCACCTACAAATGTCATACAATGCATCTCAAAGCTTCGTCGCGCGGGGATCAAGCTTAGACCTAGGAAAGAAGAGACATTCTTGGCTATAAAATTCAATAATGGATTCATTGAGATGCCAACAATCACAATAGATGATTTCATGAGTTCATTCTTGATAAATTGTGTGGCATATGAGCAATGTCATGTAGATTGTTCAAAGCACATGACAACATATGCAACATTTCTTGATTGTTTGGTGAACACACAACATGATGTTGAGTATTTGTGTGATTGCAATATAATTGAGAATTATTTTGGGACAGATTATGAAATTGCTAATTTCATCAACAATCTTGGGAAAGATGTTATGTTTGACATTGATGAGTGTTACTTGTTGGAATTGTTTATTAAGGTGAATGATTATTATAAGAGTAGTTGGCATGTTCATTGGGCAAGTTTTAAGTATACTTATTTTAGTTCACCATGGTCTTTTATTTCAGCATTGGCTGCTCTTGTGCTATTGGTATTGGCCATTCTACAAACACTTTATTCTATTTTGAGTTATGTTCACCCTATTTCTTGA